In Chthoniobacterales bacterium, a single genomic region encodes these proteins:
- a CDS encoding isochorismatase family cysteine hydrolase, with protein MPVSVKAEPYSFELHPEKCALLIIDMQRDFLEPNGFASMLGNDVAKLRPTIEPNRRLLEAWRAIGAQVIHTREGHRPDLTDLPETKKIRARGEKTIGDAGPMGRILVRGESGHDIIPELYPLPHEPIIDKPGKGAFYATDLHTILQHRGITQLIVTGVTTEVCVNTTVREANDRGYDCLVPSDCVGSYFPEFQEMGLKMIIAQCGIFGWVTHSDDILAALS; from the coding sequence ATGCCTGTTTCCGTCAAAGCCGAACCCTACTCTTTCGAACTGCACCCGGAAAAGTGCGCCCTGCTCATCATCGACATGCAGCGCGATTTCCTCGAACCGAACGGCTTCGCCAGCATGCTCGGCAACGACGTCGCCAAGCTCCGGCCGACGATCGAGCCCAACCGCCGCCTCCTCGAGGCCTGGCGCGCCATCGGGGCGCAGGTCATCCACACGCGTGAAGGTCACCGTCCCGACCTCACCGATCTGCCGGAAACCAAGAAAATCCGGGCCCGCGGCGAGAAAACGATCGGCGACGCCGGCCCGATGGGGCGCATCCTCGTGCGCGGCGAGAGCGGCCACGACATCATTCCCGAGCTCTATCCCCTGCCGCACGAGCCGATCATCGACAAACCCGGCAAGGGGGCATTCTACGCGACCGACCTCCACACCATTCTTCAGCACCGCGGCATCACCCAGCTCATCGTCACCGGCGTCACCACCGAGGTGTGCGTGAACACGACCGTCCGCGAGGCCAACGACCGCGGCTACGACTGCCTCGTGCCGTCGGACTGCGTCGGCTCCTACTTCCCCGAGTTTCAGGAAATGGGCCTCAAAATGATCATCGCCCAGTGCGGTATCTTCGGCTGGGTCACCCACTCCGACGACATCCTCGCCGCCCT